In a single window of the Zea mays cultivar B73 chromosome 5, Zm-B73-REFERENCE-NAM-5.0, whole genome shotgun sequence genome:
- the LOC103628897 gene encoding autophagy-related protein 11, producing the protein MTELPRDNEHKIVNINKVGHMLTQLTMADTSDVPIEDPLSILNSRTDDNHALELRDKELLVSELQNTLDQKSKQLGETEIKLSAMMDEVNSLKKELEQTRGLLDESQMNCAHLENCLHEAIEEARTNKCSADRRAVEYDALRSSALRIHGLFERLNNCITAPGVTGFAESLHSLAASLASSVKKDEADTTVQFQQCIKILADKVYLLTRQSAELLERYLAMQAVHGGITKELDEKKELIKNLYNKLQQEK; encoded by the exons ATGACAGAACTGCCACGTGATAATGAACACAAGATTGTAAACATCAATAAGGTAGGGCACATGTTGACACAACTTACTATGGCTGATACTTCTGATGTTCCTATAGAAGATCCTCTTAGCATATTAAACTCAAGAACTGATGATAATCATGCCCTAGAGTTGAGGGATAAGGAGCTCCTTGTGTCAGAGCTGCAAAATACGCTTGATCAAAAATCAAAACAgttgggtgaaactgaaattaaaCTTAGTGCCATGATGGATGAGGTTAATTCTCTGAAGAAAGAACTTGAACAAACCCGGGGTCTTCTTGACGAATCTCAG ATGAATTGTGCGCACCTTGAAAACTGTTTACATGAAGCAATAGAAGAGGCCCGAACAAACAAATGTTCAGCTGACAGAAGGGCTGTTGAGTATGATGCTCTGCGGTCGTCTGCTTTGAGGATACATGGTTTGTTCGAAAGGCTAAATAACTGCATCACTGCACCAGGTGTGACTGGCTTTGCAGAGTCACTGCATTCTTTGGCTGCCTCCTTGGCAAG CTCTGTAAAGAAGGATGAAGCTGATACCACTGTTCAGTTTCAACAATGCATCAAGATCCTGGCGGACAAAGTTTATTTACTGACACGACAGAGTGCTGAGCTGCTAGAACGCTATTTAGCTATGCAGGCAGTACATGGAGGTATCACAAAAGAGTTGGATGAGAAGAAAGAGCTGATTAAGAATCTCTACAATAAACTTCAACAAGAAAAATAG